In a genomic window of Ficedula albicollis isolate OC2 unplaced genomic scaffold, FicAlb1.5 N00439, whole genome shotgun sequence:
- the LOC101814712 gene encoding mas-related G-protein coupled receptor member H-like produces MEVTTVTLSPASPTEGDDLCEIDVSSVAIHSVTLLICLCGLVGNGAVLWLLSLKIRNSGIFDLAFADFLFLLFTVPSALLFLMEDVFCTAIMPLGYLSFLFQLSMVSYYWALFQLAFLNFRKYMIFLFQLCCHCDFPERLWWVLESVQYWAFFSLFILIPGVTSLCPSNKQEQCRAALVSIYAIILLLFAAPVLISCTNDIIRAKGGSQQQQAETRDIVIFITVLFTLLLGLCNFLQQIGYMPVPTQVVFLFTCIHSSIKPLIYFLAGKCWSSCSMESLQRSLQSVFEEEKEIIARRNDAPRDPEV; encoded by the coding sequence ATGGAGGTGACCACCGTGACCCTATCTCCTGCCTCACCCACTGAAGGAGACGATCTCTGTGAGATAGATGTCAGCAGTGTGGCCATACACAGTGTGACACTGCTCATCTGCCTCTGTGGGCTGgttgggaatggggctgtgctctggctcCTCAGCCTGAAAATCCGTAACTCTGGCATCTTCGACCTGGCTTTTGCCgacttcctcttccttctcttcacGGTCCCCTCCGCCTTGCTCTTCCTCATGGAGGATGTGTTCTGCACTGCCATCATGCCCCTGGGGTACTTGagcttccttttccagctgtcaATGGTTTCCTACTACTGGGCACTGTTCCAACTGGCATTCCTCAACTTCAGGAAGTACATGATCTtcctcttccagctctgctgccactgtgACTTTCCCGAGCGCCTGTGGTGGGTGCTGGAAAGTGTCCAATACTGggcctttttctctctcttcatcCTCATTCCCGGGGTGACTTCCCTGTGCCCATCAAACAAGCAGGAGCAGTGCCGGGCAGCACTCGTCTCCATCTACGCCAtcatcctgctcctctttgCTGCACCCGTGCTCATTTCCTGCACAAACGACATCATCAGAGCCAAGggtggctcccagcagcagcaagctgagACACGAGACATCGTTATCTTCATCACTGTGCTCTTCACTCTACTCCTCGGCCTCTGCAATTTCCTGCAGCAGATAGGTTACATGCCTGTGCCCACCCAGGTGGTTTTCCTGTTCAcctgcatccacagcagcatcaaACCTTTAATCTATTTCTTggcagggaagtgctggagctcctgctccatGGAGTCCCTCCAGCGCTCCCTCCAGAGCGTCtttgaggaggagaaagaaataattgcCCGCAGAAATGATGCTCCCAGGGACCCGGAGGTCTGA